CTGACCATGCATCTCCTCGTGTTTCGCCGCCTCCTGCGTGGCGGACCCGCGATCGCCATGATCGGCTCGCTCGCCGTCTCCATGCTGGCCATTGCGTGCTGCCAGGGTTTTGCCGGTTCGTTTCCGAAGATGTTCAATCTGCCGCTGACACCACCGATGGTGCTCGGCGATGCGCGTATCACGGACATTCAGCTCTACTCGGTCGCGACCACGATTGCGCTGCTCGTGGTATTCGCCCTGGTGCTCTTCTACACCCGTGCCGGACGCGCCATGCGCGCCCTCGCTACCAACCCCGCGCTGGCGGCCGCGTCAGGTCTCAATGCCGAGTGGATCACCCGCGGTGTGACGTTCGCATCGGGGGCAATCGCCGGACTCGGCGGCGGACTGCTCGCCCTGTCGGCCGGCGCCCATGTGCAACTCGGTAACGACATGCTGCTGCCCGTGTTTGCCGCCGCCATTCTGGGGGGACTGGGCAATCCGCTCGGCGCCGTGTCCGGCGCGGTTCTGATCGCACTCACGGAAACGCTGGTCACCAACCTGAACTTCGGGCCGATGCTGGGTCGAGCCGTCGCCTTCCTGCCGGTCGGCTACATCAACGCCGGGGCGTTCCTGATCCTGCTGCTGGCATTGCTCTTCAAGCCTTATGGGCTGTTTGATCGCGAGGTACGCCGTGTTTGAGTTCATCGTCGCCACCCTCACAGTGGCGGGTATCTACGGCATCATGGCCCTCGGCCTGAATTTGCAGGCGGGTTACGCGGGACTGCTCAATTTCGGACACATCGCGTTCGCCGGGCTGGGCGCCTACGCCACCGGCATCACCATGCAAGCAGGCGGCTCGCCGCTCACCGGCATGGCCATCGGTGTGGTGCTGGCGGTCGCTCTCGGCGCCGGCATCGCCCGCCTGGGACGCCAGCTCGGCGCCGACTACTGGGGCATTGCCACACTGGCCGTGGCGGAAATTCTGCGCACCATTGCCACCAACGAGGGATGGCTGACCGGCGGCGCAAACGGCATCAGCCCGATCCCGATGCTTTTCGACACCCTGCCCCGTCCCTACGACACGCTGGCGTTTCTCGCACTCGTCCTTGGCGTGATGCTGGCCTTTACCTGGTTGACGAAACGACTGGCCGACGGCCGCTTCGGTCGCGCGTTGCGCGTCATGCGAGAAGAGCCGAAGCTCGCGGCCTGCTTCGGCTACAACCTTCGCTCGCTCAAATCGCGTGCCGTCATGACCAGCGCCGCCGTGACCGCTGTGGCCGGTTCGCTTTACGCGCACTACATGAGCTTCACCGGACCGGACTATCTGCTGTCCTCGGAGACATTTGCGCTCTGGACCATTCTGATGATCGGCGGCATCGGCAACGTGTGGGGCGTGCTCGTCGGCACGGCCGTTGTGCAAGGGGCATACACGCTGGTGCCGTTCGCCAAGGACTATCTTCATTTCAGCTCGGACAGTGCTGGCGCGCTACGTCTGGGCGTGATCGGCCTGATTCTGCTGGCATGCCTGATGTGGCGTAGCGAAGGCCTTGTTCCGGAAAAACTGAGGAAGATGTCATGACACACCCCATCAAGCCTTTGTTGGAAGTTCGCTCGGTCGCCAAGGCGTTTGGTGGCAACAAGGTGCTGCAAGACGTCACCTTCGAGGTGATGCCCGGAGAGATTGTCGGCCTGCTCGGGCCGAACGGTTCGGGCAAGAGCACACTCCTGAATACGATCACCGGCTTCGAAAGTCTCGACGCGGGCAGCATCTCGCTCGATGCCTATCGCATCGACACGTTGCGAGCAGATCGAATCGTGGCGCAAGGCGTCGCGCGCACGTTCCAGCTCCCGTCAATGCCGGCCCGGATGTCGGTGATGGAAGTGGCAATGGCCGCCGCCACCGCGCATCACGGTGTGTTCGCTACGTTGCTCGGCACGCGAAGCGCGCGTGAGGCGGAGGCCGCCGCCCACGCCAAGGCCACCGCGCTACTCGACGAACTGCTGCTCACGCCGGTGAGGGACTTGCCGGCCAGTGCGCTGTCGGGAGGACAGAAGAAGTTGCTCGGCATTGTTTGCGCGCTGATGGGATCTCCCCGGATGGTCATGCTCGACGAACCCACCGCAGGGGTACACCCGAATCTGCGACGCGACATCGTGATGGCGCTAAAACGTCTGAACGCCCAGGGCATGACGCTTGTGGTGGTGGAACACGACATGCACTTCATCCGGGAGTTGTGTTCGCGCTGCATCGTGCTCGACCGGGGGCACATCGTCGCCAGTTGTCATCCGGACGAGCTTTCGTCCAACGAACGGGTATTGGAGGCGTATCTCGGCGGCGGAGCCAATACCGCGACGCCGAATGCGCGAATCAGGGAAACGGAGTCTGCATGATTCAGATCGACAACGTCGTGGCGGGATACACCGCCGAGGTCGACATTCTCAAGGGGATGACACTGCATGCTGCGTCGCGTGAAATCGTCACGCTCCTCGGACCGAATGGCTGCGGCAAGTCCACGCTGCTCAAGACCATCGCCGGGTTCGTCCTGCCGCGTGAAGGTCGCATTCTGCTCGAAGACGCGGATGTGTCGCAGGTTCCGGTACATCGGAAGATTCGTCAGTGTGGCGTGGGGTTCGTGCCGCAGACTGACAATGTCTTCGGCACGCTCACGATTCGCGAGAACCTGCAGGTCGGTGGTCACTATCTGAACGAGCGGGCGTGTGCACAACGTATCGACGAACTTTGTGCGCTATATCCGGTGCTCGACCGAAAGCGAAATGCGCCTGCGGCCTCGATGTCGGGCGGCGAGCGGCAAATTCTCGCGCTCGCGCGGGCATTGATGCCCCGCCCGCGCCTGCTCCTGCTCGACGAGCCGTCTGCCGGCCTGTCGCCGAAGGTATTGCATGAGGTGTTTGACGCTATCGTGCGTGTACGCGATCAGGAGAAAGTGACGATTCTGATGGTCGAGCAGAATGCGATGGAGGCGCTCCGCATCTCGGATCGTGCCTATGTCCTGTCGATGGGCACCGTCGCATTGACCGGCGCCGCCGATGCGCTGCTCAAGGATGAGCAGGTTCGGGAGTTGTATCTGGGCGGACGAGCGGCGTAGCCGGCTATCGCCGCCCCATCGGCTTCACGGCGCGCAAGTGGTGCGCGCCGTGACCGCGACGAACCCGCTTCGGGTTCACCTACCGGCTGACTGCCCGGCTTACTTCCCCGCTCGCGCCTCCGCCAGCGCGATCGTCAGATGGGCCACCTTCTTCTTGAGCGCGTCTCGCTCGGCTGTCATGGCCTTGAGTTCTTTCGACAGACGCGTCAATTCGTCGGACGGATCGGCGCTGGTATCCCACGGCGGGGTCCCGTCATCGTCGTCTTCAACGATCTCTTCGTCCTTCTTCTTGCGCGGCTTGACCGGACGCGCCTCACGCACCTGACGCGCCAGTTCGCGCAACTCCTGCTTGCCCGCGACCACCGCCGCCACTTGGGCCGCCGCGGGCAAGGTCGAGACGGCCGCCGCCGCATTGATCGAGACTTCGCCGCGCTTGAGCGCGTCGACCAGCTCCGGTGCCGCCGCGTTGTGGATCTGCTCGATCTGCCCCAGCGTATTGCTCGACAGACGTGCTGCGCGCGCCAGCGCGGCACGCGTGAGTGCCATCGTGTGTGCCGGAATCGATGTCTTGCCGGAGGCCTGTTCACCACCATCGCTCGCCGTCTCGGCTTGCGCTGCCTGCGCCGGTGCGGCAACGGGTGCGCCGCTGCGCGCTTCGAGAATCGTTTTCTTGCGCAACGCCAGCACACCGCGCTGATAATCGGACACGCTGCGTCGGCCGAGATGGTTGTCGATCATCCACAGACGCACGTCGTCCATCGACTTGAAAGACGGATTCTGGACGGTTCGGAATTCGATGCTGTGCTTACGACAGATCTCGTAACGGTTGTGGCCATCGACCAGCACATCGCCCCACAGGACAAGCGCGTCGCGGCAACCTTCGGCAAGCAGGCTCTGCTCGAGCGCCGCATATTCATCAGGCGTCAACGGATCGATGTACGCCTTGAGTTCTTCATTAATCTGGACTGTCATGGATT
This window of the Pandoraea fibrosis genome carries:
- a CDS encoding branched-chain amino acid ABC transporter permease, encoding MFEFIVATLTVAGIYGIMALGLNLQAGYAGLLNFGHIAFAGLGAYATGITMQAGGSPLTGMAIGVVLAVALGAGIARLGRQLGADYWGIATLAVAEILRTIATNEGWLTGGANGISPIPMLFDTLPRPYDTLAFLALVLGVMLAFTWLTKRLADGRFGRALRVMREEPKLAACFGYNLRSLKSRAVMTSAAVTAVAGSLYAHYMSFTGPDYLLSSETFALWTILMIGGIGNVWGVLVGTAVVQGAYTLVPFAKDYLHFSSDSAGALRLGVIGLILLACLMWRSEGLVPEKLRKMS
- a CDS encoding branched-chain amino acid ABC transporter permease, whose translation is MLQLLVDTLLRASDLALVALGLSMVYGLVKFPNIAHVQYAMVGAYVTYAMFAVRIPLVAALAIAALATGILTLTMHLLVFRRLLRGGPAIAMIGSLAVSMLAIACCQGFAGSFPKMFNLPLTPPMVLGDARITDIQLYSVATTIALLVVFALVLFYTRAGRAMRALATNPALAAASGLNAEWITRGVTFASGAIAGLGGGLLALSAGAHVQLGNDMLLPVFAAAILGGLGNPLGAVSGAVLIALTETLVTNLNFGPMLGRAVAFLPVGYINAGAFLILLLALLFKPYGLFDREVRRV
- a CDS encoding ABC transporter ATP-binding protein, which produces MIQIDNVVAGYTAEVDILKGMTLHAASREIVTLLGPNGCGKSTLLKTIAGFVLPREGRILLEDADVSQVPVHRKIRQCGVGFVPQTDNVFGTLTIRENLQVGGHYLNERACAQRIDELCALYPVLDRKRNAPAASMSGGERQILALARALMPRPRLLLLDEPSAGLSPKVLHEVFDAIVRVRDQEKVTILMVEQNAMEALRISDRAYVLSMGTVALTGAADALLKDEQVRELYLGGRAA
- a CDS encoding ParB N-terminal domain-containing protein; its protein translation is MTVQINEELKAYIDPLTPDEYAALEQSLLAEGCRDALVLWGDVLVDGHNRYEICRKHSIEFRTVQNPSFKSMDDVRLWMIDNHLGRRSVSDYQRGVLALRKKTILEARSGAPVAAPAQAAQAETASDGGEQASGKTSIPAHTMALTRAALARAARLSSNTLGQIEQIHNAAAPELVDALKRGEVSINAAAAVSTLPAAAQVAAVVAGKQELRELARQVREARPVKPRKKKDEEIVEDDDDGTPPWDTSADPSDELTRLSKELKAMTAERDALKKKVAHLTIALAEARAGK
- a CDS encoding ABC transporter ATP-binding protein → MKPLLEVRSVAKAFGGNKVLQDVTFEVMPGEIVGLLGPNGSGKSTLLNTITGFESLDAGSISLDAYRIDTLRADRIVAQGVARTFQLPSMPARMSVMEVAMAAATAHHGVFATLLGTRSAREAEAAAHAKATALLDELLLTPVRDLPASALSGGQKKLLGIVCALMGSPRMVMLDEPTAGVHPNLRRDIVMALKRLNAQGMTLVVVEHDMHFIRELCSRCIVLDRGHIVASCHPDELSSNERVLEAYLGGGANTATPNARIRETESA